A window of the Tunturibacter empetritectus genome harbors these coding sequences:
- a CDS encoding D-sedoheptulose-7-phosphate isomerase encodes MKQLIQKQLALSIATLQAVLADETISETLVSTAKLTAEAMQSGHKLLVAGNGGSAADAQHLVAEFVVRLTVNRPALRAIALTTDTSILTAAGNDYGFDHIFSRQLEALAQPGDVFLAISTSGNSKNLLRAITQAKIIGISTIGLTGNGGGLMRPLCDYNIVVPSDITQNIQESHLALEHIFCMLVERFAFGHDLDKKRQILSE; translated from the coding sequence AGAAGCAACTCGCTCTCTCTATCGCCACGCTGCAAGCTGTCCTCGCCGACGAAACCATCTCCGAGACTCTCGTCTCCACCGCAAAACTCACCGCCGAAGCCATGCAATCCGGTCACAAGCTTCTGGTCGCCGGCAATGGTGGCTCCGCGGCCGACGCGCAGCACCTGGTCGCCGAGTTCGTCGTCCGCCTCACCGTCAACCGCCCCGCCCTCCGCGCTATTGCTCTCACCACCGACACCTCCATCCTCACCGCCGCCGGCAACGACTACGGCTTCGACCACATCTTCTCTCGCCAATTAGAAGCACTCGCCCAGCCCGGCGACGTCTTCCTCGCCATCTCGACCTCCGGCAACTCGAAGAACCTGCTCAGAGCCATCACGCAGGCCAAGATAATCGGCATCTCCACCATCGGCCTCACCGGCAACGGCGGCGGCCTCATGCGTCCACTGTGCGACTACAACATCGTCGTCCCTTCTGATATCACCCAGAACATCCAGGAGTCCCATCTCGCCCTGGAGCATATCTTCTGCATGCTGGTCGAACGCTTCGCCTTCGGCCACGACCTCGACAAAAAACGCCAAATTCTCAGCGAATAG
- a CDS encoding TlpA family protein disulfide reductase, with protein sequence MRSRWVGYGVGLIGFAVVSGAWYFATRQSGGMTPMADRRAMPALVMTQLDGGTWRMAEHRGQVVLVNYWASWCGPCWEETPGLIRLSQELGPQGLAVVGVAVDEGGTAKVKQFVEEFGVPYPVALPEPGSQTAYGMVGVPTTVLVDRQGRVAKTYVGAVRQADFKADVDVLLAEH encoded by the coding sequence ATGCGGTCGAGGTGGGTAGGGTATGGGGTTGGCTTGATCGGGTTTGCGGTGGTGAGTGGGGCGTGGTACTTCGCGACCCGGCAGTCGGGCGGGATGACACCGATGGCTGACAGGAGGGCGATGCCGGCGCTGGTGATGACACAGCTCGACGGCGGCACGTGGAGGATGGCGGAACATCGGGGGCAGGTGGTGCTGGTGAACTACTGGGCAAGCTGGTGCGGGCCGTGCTGGGAGGAGACACCGGGGCTGATTCGACTGTCGCAGGAGTTGGGGCCGCAGGGACTGGCGGTGGTGGGAGTGGCCGTCGATGAAGGGGGAACGGCGAAGGTGAAGCAGTTTGTGGAGGAGTTTGGCGTGCCGTATCCGGTGGCATTGCCGGAACCGGGATCGCAGACGGCTTATGGCATGGTCGGTGTGCCTACGACGGTACTGGTGGATCGGCAGGGGCGTGTGGCGAAGACTTATGTTGGAGCAGTGAGGCAGGCGGACTTCAAAGCGGATGTGGATGTATTGCTCGCGGAGCATTAG
- a CDS encoding zinc dependent phospholipase C family protein, with amino-acid sequence MLHTSQKGPTPITPTHRRSALLRTITLLALFLTAIPAVPYSVQTHQELIDLAWKQSIRPLLLKKFPTLTEAQLQEAHAYAYGGSAIQDFGYYPFGNAFFSDLTHYVRSGDFVLSLLHNAHTPDELAFAIGSLSHYIGDNLGHKYAVNQSVPVEFPKLEQRYGASVNYAQDPHAHVQTEFAFDINQLSKRRFAPSAYTRFVGLEVPIVLLRKAFFETYGLRLPDIIGTKDTSIRVYRFAVRRFLPDIARAETILHKKNFPTDTPSPDLDALATDLRQASADNNWEAYRKKPGVRSHLFAGFIYILPKVGFLKLLAIKGPTEQTEDLYIKSVNRSIKAMRLVLTNYDTIDRYIANRDLDTGDVVRPGGYRLTDRTYAELLTTITKKPENVVPFQLKHDLIAYYADPNSPIETKKDPKQWAQVQTNLQTLASMKTIGALDPVPDGILDAD; translated from the coding sequence ATGCTTCACACCAGCCAGAAGGGACCAACTCCCATCACTCCCACCCATCGCCGCTCCGCACTACTCAGAACGATAACCCTTCTGGCCTTATTCCTCACGGCAATTCCCGCCGTTCCCTACTCCGTCCAGACCCATCAGGAGCTTATCGATCTCGCCTGGAAGCAGTCCATCCGCCCGCTCCTGCTCAAAAAGTTTCCCACCCTCACCGAAGCCCAGCTGCAGGAGGCCCACGCCTATGCCTACGGCGGCAGCGCCATTCAGGACTTCGGCTACTACCCCTTCGGCAACGCCTTCTTCTCCGACCTCACCCACTACGTCCGCTCCGGCGACTTCGTTCTCTCTCTTCTCCATAACGCCCACACCCCCGACGAACTGGCCTTCGCCATCGGCTCGCTCTCCCACTACATCGGCGACAACCTGGGGCACAAATACGCCGTCAACCAGTCCGTTCCCGTCGAGTTCCCCAAGCTCGAACAGAGATACGGAGCCTCGGTCAACTACGCTCAGGATCCCCACGCCCACGTTCAGACCGAGTTCGCCTTCGACATCAACCAACTCAGCAAGAGGCGCTTCGCACCCTCCGCCTACACCCGCTTCGTCGGCCTCGAAGTCCCTATCGTCCTGCTTCGCAAAGCGTTTTTCGAGACCTACGGCCTTCGCCTTCCCGACATCATCGGCACCAAAGACACCTCCATCCGCGTCTATCGCTTCGCCGTCCGCCGCTTCCTTCCCGACATCGCCCGCGCCGAGACCATCCTTCACAAAAAGAACTTCCCCACCGACACCCCCAGTCCCGATCTCGACGCCTTGGCAACCGACCTCCGCCAGGCCTCGGCCGACAACAACTGGGAAGCCTACCGCAAAAAACCCGGCGTCCGCAGCCACCTCTTCGCAGGCTTCATCTACATCCTGCCCAAGGTCGGCTTCCTCAAGCTGCTCGCCATCAAAGGCCCCACCGAGCAGACCGAAGACCTCTACATCAAGAGCGTCAACCGCTCCATCAAGGCCATGCGCCTAGTCCTGACCAACTACGACACCATCGACCGTTACATCGCCAATCGCGATCTCGATACCGGCGACGTCGTTCGACCCGGCGGCTACCGCCTCACCGATAGGACTTACGCCGAGCTCCTCACAACCATCACCAAAAAGCCCGAAAACGTGGTCCCCTTCCAGCTCAAGCACGACCTCATTGCCTACTACGCCGACCCGAACTCTCCCATCGAGACAAAAAAAGATCCGAAGCAGTGGGCCCAGGTCCAGACCAATCTGCAAACCCTGGCCTCCATGAAGACCATCGGCGCCCTTGACCCCGTTCCCGATGGCATCCTCGATGCTGACTAG
- a CDS encoding amidase, whose translation MSKSRREFLTQSTLAVLASASTTLAQTPSTPATPGAPPAFGTSPSVGPEVSPATFAEAEKLVQVALTEKDRAQAAGNWRAAMAPLYERRTGPRKVAIPNTTAPYSLINSILPGQPTLPPKNEFIRTTSDAPLPTTDEAIAFAPVHQLSRWIETRKLTSTRLTEIYLARIERLNPKINCIITLTRDHALAQAKAADAEISSGHYRGPLHGIPWGAKDLLDTANIATTWGAEPFQHRVPPADATVAERLNAAGAVLIAKLSLGALALNDVWFGGQTMNPWLLEEGSSGSSAGPGAATAAGLVAFAIGSETGGSIVSPSMRCGVTGLRPTYGRVPRTGAMTLCWSLDKLGPMARSVEDTMLVLNAITGPDGHDVACVLSKLDFDAEAPVKNLKVGYFSQWMKEAPATDVDRAALAAISTLGMTPVEVTLPDWPYDNLDLILFAEAAAAFEEITLNHAVDQLKAQVPDAWPNTFRQSRFLSAVDYVQADRLRRMVAVEMARIFAPGPNAPDLLLVPSLRDEILTITNFTGHPSLTLRAGFVEVSEARSDWAPDPAKPLPKFTPPRRVPHGVTLIGRLFDEGTIASVGLALERHFNVAKETPPGF comes from the coding sequence ATGTCGAAATCCCGCCGTGAATTCCTGACTCAAAGCACGCTCGCTGTACTCGCCTCCGCCTCCACCACCCTCGCGCAGACGCCCTCCACCCCCGCAACCCCCGGCGCGCCGCCCGCCTTCGGCACCTCACCCTCAGTCGGCCCAGAGGTCTCTCCCGCCACCTTCGCCGAAGCTGAAAAGCTCGTCCAGGTCGCTCTCACTGAAAAAGACCGAGCTCAGGCCGCAGGCAATTGGCGCGCCGCGATGGCTCCTCTCTACGAACGCCGCACCGGCCCCCGCAAAGTAGCCATCCCCAACACCACCGCACCGTACTCCCTCATCAACTCAATCCTCCCCGGCCAGCCCACCCTCCCGCCAAAAAACGAATTCATCCGCACCACCTCCGACGCCCCACTCCCCACCACGGACGAAGCCATCGCCTTTGCCCCCGTCCACCAACTCTCCCGCTGGATTGAAACCCGCAAGCTAACCAGCACACGCCTCACCGAGATCTACCTCGCACGTATCGAGCGCCTCAATCCGAAGATCAACTGCATCATCACCCTCACCCGAGACCACGCCCTAGCGCAAGCCAAAGCCGCCGACGCCGAAATCTCCTCCGGCCACTACCGCGGCCCGCTCCACGGCATCCCCTGGGGCGCAAAAGATCTCCTCGACACCGCCAACATCGCCACCACCTGGGGCGCAGAGCCATTCCAGCACCGCGTCCCCCCCGCAGACGCCACCGTCGCCGAACGACTTAACGCCGCAGGCGCAGTCCTCATCGCCAAGCTCTCCCTCGGCGCTCTCGCCCTCAACGATGTCTGGTTCGGCGGCCAGACCATGAATCCCTGGCTTCTCGAAGAGGGCTCCTCCGGCTCAAGCGCAGGTCCAGGCGCAGCCACCGCCGCAGGCCTCGTCGCCTTCGCCATCGGCTCTGAAACCGGAGGCAGCATCGTCTCGCCGTCTATGCGTTGCGGCGTCACCGGCCTGCGCCCCACCTACGGCCGCGTCCCGCGCACAGGAGCCATGACTCTCTGCTGGTCCCTCGACAAACTCGGCCCCATGGCACGCAGCGTCGAAGACACCATGCTCGTCCTCAACGCCATCACAGGCCCCGACGGCCATGACGTAGCCTGCGTCCTAAGCAAGCTCGACTTCGACGCCGAAGCCCCCGTAAAAAATCTAAAGGTTGGTTACTTCTCCCAGTGGATGAAGGAAGCCCCCGCCACCGACGTCGATCGCGCCGCCCTCGCCGCCATCTCTACGCTCGGCATGACGCCCGTCGAAGTCACCCTCCCTGATTGGCCCTACGACAACCTCGACCTCATCCTCTTCGCCGAAGCCGCCGCCGCCTTCGAAGAGATCACCCTCAACCACGCCGTCGACCAGCTCAAAGCCCAGGTCCCCGACGCCTGGCCCAACACCTTCCGCCAATCCCGCTTCCTCTCCGCGGTCGACTACGTCCAGGCCGACCGCCTTCGCCGCATGGTCGCCGTCGAGATGGCCCGCATCTTCGCCCCAGGCCCCAACGCTCCCGACCTCCTCCTCGTCCCCTCCCTCCGCGACGAGATCCTCACCATCACCAACTTCACCGGCCACCCCTCCCTCACCCTCCGCGCCGGCTTCGTCGAAGTCTCCGAGGCCCGCAGCGACTGGGCACCCGACCCAGCCAAGCCTCTGCCAAAGTTCACCCCACCGCGCCGCGTCCCCCACGGCGTCACCCTCATCGGCCGCCTCTTCGACGAGGGTACTATCGCCAGTGTCGGCTTGGCTCTGGAGCGTCACTTCAACGTAGCCAAAGAAACCCCACCTGGTTTTTAG